The Helianthus annuus cultivar XRQ/B chromosome 16, HanXRQr2.0-SUNRISE, whole genome shotgun sequence genome includes a window with the following:
- the LOC110919567 gene encoding protein FAR1-RELATED SEQUENCE 5-like: MESGDADIPTYQPVGNVQVSPNSGRMTFIPDVDDLIKPQMHMLFNSLENAFLFYQRYAKAGGFTARKDTQYEPRKGVIHNKWVPSIRTGCEACIRVKLTPDNLYVVYYFEESHNHSFVAEDDRYLLPENRSMNYVQEEAVNALSAINVGPVRAFNIMRTLYGGFDKVGATKVDFKNFKRDLNRYMTEYDVDMVIKRLRRKKEFMPNFSMEYLTTADGVLRALFWADGDTKRNFNIFGDVVSFDATYRRNKYNMMFVPFTGIDNHYRNVTLGAAIIGDETAETYSWLLNAFRQAFGRAPPVIVTDQDPAMRKAIQDTWPESRHRLCMWHIMEKLTTKVGANLCNSTDFKKRLCDIVWTDALLPEQFETEWGVILADFDLVNHEWLQSIYQIRDTWIPAYYRDQHMSGLMRTSSRSESENHFFGQFCNPNCTLVEFLGHFDSAIEAQRHEHRKNDHDTRHTNPQIFAKEFVLEQQAANIYTRTIFFDAQLEIQTAIHKCGIGKWDDREDNFVNISVMMRQLDMTVSCSCNRQFPERYIMRRWTREAVPNSAPGAILGISESDDRYHQVNGVVREITRSAESLINRLVHNFDALCAFRDHVVQYESTVDQAVVNAPPRSRRDRFAEITGYTQETPVTVRMPKTVRFKGMGKPSRMKSNREIAIIQSAKKKKGRECSNCKRRGHNIRTCTYPAREKADDSSESDEAALEGDDEEELEDAAGEGDDEEELEDEEQE, translated from the exons ATGGAGTCTGGCGATGCAG ATATTCCTACATACCAGCCCGTTGGTAATGTTCAGGTGTCCCCAAATTCTGGAAGGATGACATTTATTCCAGATGTTGATGATTTGATTAAACCTCAGATGCATATGCTGTTTAATTCGCTGGAAAATGCCTTTCTTTTTTACCAAAGATATGCTAAGGCGGGAGGTTTCACAGCTAGGAAGGATACTCAATACGAGCCTCGAAAGGGTGTAATACATAATAAATG GGTTCCTTCTATAAGGACCGGATGTGAAGCGTGCATTCGGGTTAAGTTAACCCCGGATAATCTTTACGTGGTTTATTACTTCGAGGAGTCGCATAATCACTCATTTGTTGCTGAAGATGACAGGTACTTGCTTCCTGAAAACAGATCTATGAATTACGTACAGGAAGAAGCCGTGAATGCTTTGAGTGCCATAAACGTTGGTCCAGTTAGAGCGTTTAACATTATGAGGACTCTTTATGGAGGTTTTGATAAGGTAGGTGCCACTAAAGTTGACTTCAAAAACTTCAAGAGAGACTTAAATAGGTATATGACTGAGTACGATGTTGACATGGTTATCAAACGCCTAAGAAGGAAGAAAGAATTTATGCCCAATTTCTCTATGGAATACCTTACAACTGCCGATGGCGTTTTACGTGCATTGTTTTGGGCCGATGGTGATACAAAGAGaaattttaatatttttgggGATGTTGTGTCCTTTGATGCTACTTATCGTCGTAACAA GTACAATATGATGTTTGTACCTTTTACCGGCATTGACAATCACTATCGTAATGTTACCTTGGGTGCTGCTATAATAGGGGATGAAACAGCCGAAACATATAGCTGGTTGCTTAACGCATTTCGGCAGGCGTTTGGGCGCGCACCACCTGTGATTGTAACTGATCAAGACCCAGCGATGAGGAAAGCTATTCAAGATACTTGGCCTGAAAGTAGGCACAGGCTTTGCATGTGGCATATAATGGAGAAACTTACAACCaag GTTGGCGCCAACCTATGCAATAGCACCGATTTTAAGAAGAGGTTGTGTGATATTGTTTGGACCGATGCATTACTACCAGAACAGTTTGAAACCGAATGGGGTGTTATATTGGCTGATTTTGATTTGGTGAATCATGAATGGTTACAGTCAATTTATCAGATTAGGGATACATGGATCCCGGCGTACTATCGTGATCAACACATGTCTGGGCTGATGCGTACCTCATCACGTTCGGAGAGTGAGAACCATTTCTTTGGGCAGTTTTGCAACCCGAACTGTACGCTTGTTGAATTCTTGGGGCATTTTGATTCTGCAATTGAAGCCCAAAGACACGAGCACAGGAAGAATGATCACGATACTAGGCACACGAACCCCCAAATATTTGCAAAAGAGTTTGTCTTAGAACAACAGGCGGCAAACATATACACACGGACAATTTTCTTTGATGCGCAACTTGAAATTCAGACAGCCATTCACAAGTGTGGTATTGGAAAATGGGATGATAGAGAGGATAACTTTGTGAACATCTCT GTTATGATGCGGCAGCTAGACATGACCGTGAGTTGTTCATGCAATAG GCAGTTCCCTGAAAGGTATATAATGCGACGGTGGACCAGGGAAGCTGTTCCTAATAGTGCCCCTGGAGCGATATTAGGGATTAGTGAAAGTGATGATCGGTACCATCAAGTTAATGGTGTTGTAAGGGAGATAACAAGGTCAGCCGAGTCTCTTATTAACAGGTTGGTTCATAACTTTGATGCGTTGTGCGCTTTCAGGGACCATGTTGTCCAGTATGAATCGACCGTTGATCAGGCAGTCGTAAACGCACCCCCTAGGAGTCGTCGCGATAGGTTTGCTGAAATAACTGGATACACGCAAGAAACACCTGTAACTGTTCGCATGCCGAAAACCGTTAGATTTAAAGGTATGGGTAAACCTTCCAGAATGAAGAGTAATCGTGAAATTGCCATTATTCAATCTGCGAAGAAAAAAAAGGGTCGTGAATGTAGTAATTGCAAACGTCGGGGGCATAATATACGTACCTGCACGTACCCGGCAAGGGAAAAGGCCGACGACTCCTCAGAAAGTGATGAAGCGGCCCTTGAAGGAGACGACGAAGAGGAGCTAGAAGATGCGGCGGGTGAAGGAGACGACGAAGAGGAGCTAGAAGATGAAGAGCAGGAGTAG